In Neodiprion pinetum isolate iyNeoPine1 chromosome 6, iyNeoPine1.2, whole genome shotgun sequence, one genomic interval encodes:
- the Zir gene encoding dedicator of cytokinesis protein 7 isoform X4: protein MSSVQRAFAHKLSKQHASDVRRQIATSTSYSRDLSKSGSSVSGFSSMMSLCEVLEPLDYEEFLAQHQTMLDRDPLRLILDFPQGDVELKVVKRKIRTEEPVVPSETLDAVSPYVRRCVETFTSDWVIVNRKYKRRVSPIARDRLLQDTPRQDFEVDQEDVNGALSPHDDEDFSNSADTPRGSWASLDLRHSQHDPLLPGLLDRVCPETVDLTNEEKRSEDRQEALFPLYAPPSSPDDEWQEINPALEPSEPFSHKILVKCLQLKLELEVEPIFASLALYDAREKKKVSENFYVDMNPEGLKRMLGSHIAYSDTSTLARSCVFNISKPSPDLFLVVRLEKVLQGDISECAEPYLREDKNKDKVRAAAVAACERLGRYRMPLAWTAIHLSGVIGGGCTDDSESTGSAGSLDRKSGGLEQWRKKVEAPTRRGSLERRSSDKRRSWSQDDFANCLDSFRPITLTVSSFFKQEGERLRDEDLYKLLAELRRPGSNLKRLKCLPGILKLDLSPRPDELPRCLDPDLRRLTPYPDEKSRPFKEILEFPSKVVSPDLSYRNLLYIYPKEANFSARAVSARNIAVRIQLMGGEHEADALTAIFGRSSCPEMTHEAFTSVSYHNKNPSFYDEIKIRLPADLSAKHHLLFTFYHISCQKKIEQPNVEMPVAYTWLQLLRDGHLQSGEFCLPATLDPPPANYSYIAPDVCLPGTRWVDAHKGVFTLILEPVSSVHPQDKYIDRFLSLCGSLETGHIPPRIGEAGMESELKSSMLELARASPAALVRSLPQLLDQLVCLLVRPPALPSQPLNIAAVVFEALGLLVRNVTNLPDDQVDTHGRHPLLATYTAYQCCLPTLSHTSSVVRARSNPDLPVEDLEMEAHTRGLDRTASMRQESPSVNNQAAGRLLHEELALHWVVSTGQARELAMTHSWFFLELIVRSMVVSLSEIDGVEPPRKSRFSPQFSDDVATLAAALTSEVIIRCGKENRTASNLISSLGNFLSDLLSIMDRGFVLSLVRVSCCSLSESSMHVPDSAALFALKLDLVRTICSHEHYVALNLPFGTGYMGWSGSAPASPSPSTGSSGSLISTLVPGDRARFSELSSEFRQQHFLVGLVLSDLANTLEIPNPMLQNKAIGTVRYFMGCHDVDPRYTDPSAKSRVAALYLPLLNIIMDALPQLYHWDSKERSVYLDESGSITQSVALAIAGGASTDVAGTQCRVSLSSEATRHLLMCALWVLKGLEKTALAQWCSELSSRRVLSLLQVLNIATAAFEYKGKKALKRCPPQAAATSDIRSRLEDVILGQGSARSEMMLRRKERSSGDRLRWRKDQMPYRPTEQTEGRAVEQDAHIEGALAAEASLVVLDTLESVVQADGGGGAVVGAVLKVLLRALARNQSTLVLQHMFNTQRALVFKYHSALFDEESERCGDLCLTLLTRCSSPLSAVRSHAAASLYLLMRQNFEIGNNFARVKMQVTTSLSALVGRGRAPSEGALRRALKTVLVYAERDTELADTSFPEQVKDLLFNLHMILSDTVKMKEFQEDPEMLLDLMYRIAKGYQGSPDLRLTWLANMAQQHMERKNHTEAAMCLVHSAALVAEYLHLLEPGGGGRPVGAVALAPVTPNALEESAVGDDVLARREEGLCLGPDFSESGLAGLLEHAASSLHAAGMYEAIADVYRVLLPIAEAAHDYKKLANIHGKLHESYTRVEQLAGKRVFGTYFRVGFYGTRFGDLAGDEFVYKEPTLTKLPEIFSRLENFYAERFGTDNTVIIKDSNPVDPSKLEPDKAYVQITYVEPYFEPHELRHRPTVFHRNFNIKRFVFATPFTPSGKAHGELREQCKRKTILTVATHFPYLKTRIRVVARKLIVLSPIEVAIEDIQKKTAEVAAATAQEPPDAKMLQMVLQGCIGTTVNQGPAEVAVVFLSGLREQNTQPSRLQHKLRLCFKDFSKKCLDALRRNKNLIGPDQRDYQKELERNYQRLTERLTPLIAWSGPASANQTLPTSPR from the exons ATGTCATCAGTTCAACGTGCCTTTGCTCATAAATTGAGCAAGCAGCATGCATCTGACGTAAGACGTCAGATAGCTACTTCAACATCTTACTCAAGAGATTTGTCAAAAAGTGGCAGCAGCGTCTCGGGTTTCTCATCAATG ATGTCACTCTGTGAGGTGCTGGAGCCTTTGGACTATGAAGAATTTTTGGCCCAGCATCAGACGATGTTGGATCGTGATCCATTGCGACTAATCTTAGATTTCCCACAAGGGGATGTCGAGTTGAAAGttgttaaaagaaaaattcgaacaGAAGAACCTGTTGTCCCATCTGAAACACT GGATGCAGTATCACCTTACGTACGGCGATGCGTAGAGACCTTTACATCAGATTGGGTGATAGTGAATCGAAAGTACAAAAGACGAGTTTCTCCCATTGCCAGAGATCGGCTTCTGCAAGATACACCCAGACAGGACTTTGAG GTTGATCAAGAAGATGTTAATGGTGCTTTGTCACCTCATGATGAtgaggatttttcaaattctgcgGATACACCACGGGGTTCGTGGGCTAGTCTGGATCTGCGCCACTCTCAGCATGACCCGTTATTACCTGGACTTCTGGACCGCGTTTGCCCGGAAACTGTGGATCTGACAAATGAAGAGAAACGTTCGGAAGACCGTCAG GAAGCTTTGTTTCCACTTTATGCACCTCCATCCTCACCAGATGATGAGTGGCAGGAGATAAACCCAGCCTTAGAACCTTCCGAGCCATTCTCTCACAAAATATTAGTCAAATGCCTACAATTGAAGTTGGAGCTTGAGGTTGAACCAATATTTGCCAGCTTAGCATTGTATGATgccagagagaaaaagaag GTTTCAGAGAACTTCTACGTTGATATGAATCCTGAGGGATTAAAACGAATGCTTGGAAGTCATATCGCATACAGTGATACAAGCACCTTGGCTAGAAGCTGTGTTTTCAATATCAGTAAACCAAGTCCAGACTTGTTCCTGGTCGTAAGATTGGAGAAGGTTTTGCAAGGTGACATCTCGGAATGTGCCGAGCCATATTTGCgggaagataaaaataaagataag GTAAGAGCAGCTGCAGTGGCAGCATGCGAGCGACTTGGACGTTACAGAATGCCTTTGGCATGGACAGCCATTCATCTTTCCGGGGTTATTGGTGGTGGCTGCACTGATGATTCAGAGAGTACGGGAAGTGCCGGATCCTTGGATAGAAAATCTGGAGGACTAGAGCAATGGAGAAAGAAAGTCGAAGCTCCAACAAGAAGAGGCTCCTTGGAGAGGCGCAGCTCTGACAAGCGACGTAGCTGGTCCCAGGATGATTTTGCCAACTGCTTAGATAGCTTTAG GCCTATCACTCTGACTGTATCAAGTTTCTTCAAGCAGGAGGGTGAGCGACTGAGGGATGAAGACTTGTATAAATTATTGGCAGAGCTACGTAGGCCGGGATCTAACTTGAAAAGATTGAAATGCTTACCTGGTATTCTAAAATTAGACCTTAGTCCAAGACCTGATGAACTTCCCCGATGCTTGGATCCGGACCTGAGAAGATTGACACCTTATCCTGACGAGAAGAGCCGGCCATTCAAAGAGATACTTGAATTTCCTAGCAAAGTAGTCTCTCCAGACTTGTCATATCGTAATCTGCTTTATATTTATCCTAAG GAAGCTAATTTCAGTGCAAGGGCAGTGTCTGCTCGTAACATAGCCGTGAGAATACAATTGATGGGTGGTGAGCATGAGGCAGATGCTCTGACCGCGATATTTGGTCGTTCTTCATGCCCGGAAATGACGCACGAGGCATTCACGTCCGTTTCTTATCACAATAAAAACCCAAGCTTTTacgatgaaattaaaataagaCTTCCTGCCGATTTGAGCGCTAAGCACCATCTATTATTTACATTCTATCACATCAGCTGCCAGAAAAAGATTGAACAACCGAACGTCGAAATGCCAGTTGCTTACACG TGGCTACAGTTGCTCAGGGATGGGCACTTGCAGTCTGGAGAATTCTGTTTGCCAGCTACATTAGATCCTCCACCAGCAAATTATTCGTACATAGCACCAGATGTATGTCTGCCAGGTACAAGATGGGTAGACGCTCACAAGGGAGTGTTTACGCTCATTTTAGAGCCTGTGTCTAGTGTACATCCTCAAGACAAGTATATTGACAG ATTCCTTTCACTTTGTGGTTCTCTGGAAACTGGTCACATACCTCCACGAATTGGTGAAGCAGGAATGGAATCAGAGTTGAAATCTTCAATGTTGGAACTGGCCAGAGCGTCGCCGGCTGCATTAGTCCGCTCGCTTCCTCAGCTGCTGGATCAGCTCGTCTGCTTATTAGTCAGGCCTCCAGCTTTGCCGTCTCAGCCTTTGAATATAGCAGCTGTTGTATTCGAAGCTCTCGGTTTGCTGGTCAGGAATGTGACAAACCTACCAGATGACCAAGTCGATACCCACGGGCGTCATCCTCTACTGGCAACTTACACAGCATATCAATGCTGCTTACCGACCCTGTCACACACCTCGAGCGTCGTTCGAGCTCGAAGTAATCCAGATCTACCTGTTGAAGACCTAGAAATGGAAGCCCATACCAGGGGTCTGGATAGAACAGCCTCAATGCGTCAGGAATCGCCGTCTGTTAACAATCAGGCGGCAGGAAGGCTCCTGCATGAGGAGTTAGCTTTACATTGGGTTGTTTCAACAGGGCAGGCACGGGAACTAGCTATGACGCATTCCTGGTTTTTCCTCGAGCTTATAGTTCGCTCTATGGTGGTATCTTTGTCAGAGATTGACGGAGTCGAACCTCCAAGGAAATCGCGGTTTTCCCCGCAGTTTTCAGACGACGTTGCCACCCTCGCGGCGGCATTAACGTCTGAGGTGATCATACGCTGTGGAAAAGAAAACCGCACAGCTTCTAATCTTATTTCAAGCCTTGGAAATTTTCTCTCTGATTTACTGTCCATCATGGACAGAGGATTCGTTCTCTCTTTGGTTCGTGTCAGTTGTTGTTCTCTCTCTGAGTCATCTATGCATGTACCAGATTCTGCTGCACTATTTGCCCTCAAGCTTGATTTGGTCAGAACGATCTGTTCTCACGAACATTACGTGGCCTTGAACCTTCCCTTTGGAACTGGATACATGGGGTGGTCAGGATCAGCTCCAGCTTCGCCCAGTCCATCAACCGGGAGTTCCGGGAGTTTAATATCAACTCTGGTACCAGGAGACCGAGCAAGATTCTCAGAACTCAGTTCGGAGTTTAGACAGCAGCATTTCCTCGTTGGTCTGGTTCTCTCAGACCTTGCCAATACCCTCGAAATACCAAATCCTATGCTACAGAATAAAGCTATTGGTACTGTTCGCTATTTCATGGGCTGTCACGATGTAGATCCAAGGTACACAGATCCATCAGCTAAATCCCGTGTGGCTGCACTTTACTTGCCACTCCTAAACATTATAATGGACGCACTGCCACAACTTTATCATTGGGATTCTAAGGAGAGGAGCGTTTATCTGGACGAATCTGGTTCCATTACACAATCTGTAGCACTCGCAATAGCAGGAGGCGCGTCGACCGATGTAGCTGGAACGCAATGTCGAGTTTCCTTGAGCTCCGAGGCCACCAGGCATTTGTTAATGTGTGCTCTCTGGGTTTTAAAAGGACTGGAAAAAACAGCTTTGGCACAGTGGTGCTCTGAATTGAGCTCTAGACGTGTTCTGAGTCTGTTACAAGTCCTGAATATTGCTACGGCAGCGTTTGAATACAAAGGAAAAAAGGCATTGAAGAGATGTCCACCTCAAGCTGCTGCCACAAGTGACATTAGGTCTAGATTGGAAGACGTTATACTGGGTCAGGGAAGTGCCAGAAGCGAAATGATGCTGAGAAGAAAGGAAAGATCCAGTGGGGACCGACTAAGATGGAGAAAAGATCAAATGCCATATAG GCCAACTGAGCAGACCGAAGGCCGAGCTGTTGAGCAGGATGCTCATATTGAAGGGGCTCTTGCAGCTGAGGCTTCGCTTGTAGTTTTGGATACACTGGAGTCTGTTGTACAAGCTGATGGCGGAGGAG GTGCAGTAGTCGGTGCGGTCTTAAAAGTTCTTCTTAGAGCATTGGCCAGAAATCAAAGCACCTTAGTTCTCCAGCATATGTTTAACACTCAAAGAGCTCTGGTATTCAAGTATCATAGCGCGCTTTTTGACGAGGAAAGCGAAAGGTGTGGAGACTTGTGTCTGACGTTGCTGACCAGGTGTAGTTCACCTTTAAGTGCAGTCAGAAGCCATGCAGCAGCTAGTTTGTATCTGCTAATgcgacaaaattttgaaattggaaaT AATTTTGCCCGAGTAAAGATGCAAGTAACAACTTCACTATCTGCGCTAGTTGGTCGTGGTAGAGCGCCGAGTGAAGGAGCTCTCAGGCGAGCCTTAAAGACCGTCTTGGTCTATGCTGAACGTGACACAGAATTAGCGGATACGAGTTTTCCAGAGCAAGTTAAGGACTTGTTATTCAATCTCCATATGATTTTATCTGATACTGTGAAGATGAAAGAGTTCCAGGAAGATCCCGAGATGCTTTTGGACTTGATGTACAG AATTGCAAAGGGATATCAAGGATCGCCAGATCTGAGATTGACTTGGTTAGCAAATATGGCGCAGCAGCATATGGAGAGGAAGAATCACACGGAAGCAGCCATGTGTCTAGTGCACAGCGCAGCTCTGGTTGCAGAGTATCTTCACCTTTTGGAACCCGGTGGAGGAGGCCGGCCAGTTGGTGCCGTCGCTTTGGCACCTGTGACACCAAACGCTCTCGAGGAAAGTGCGGTCGGAGATGACGTATTGGCAAGACGAGAAGAAGGCTTGTGTCTTGGGCCAGATTTTTCGGAAAGTGGTTTGGCTGGGCTCCTTGAACACGCGGCTAGCTCACTCCACGCTGCTGGAATGTACGAGGCCATCGCTGACGTTTACAGAGTGTTATTGCCGATAGCCGAAGCCGCTcatgattataaaaaattagcgaacaTCCACGG GAAATTGCACGAGTCGTATACCAGAGTGGAGCAGCTTGCTGGAAAGCGTGTCTTTGGAACGTATTTTAGAGTTGGATTCTACGGAACGCGATTTGGTGACTTGGCTGGAGACGAATTCGTCTACAAGGAGCCCACTCTGACGAAACTTCCCGAGATATTTTCCAGGCTTGAGAATTTTTACGCTGAAAGATTTGGCACTGATAATACCGTAATAATAAAGGATTCGAACCCGGTAGATCCTAGTAAATTGGAACCGGACAAAGCCTATGTTCAAATAACTTACGTCGAGCCTTACTTCGAGCCTCATGAATTACGTCATAGGCCAACGGTGTTTCACCGAAATTTCAATATCA AACGCTTTGTATTTGCTACCCCCTTCACTCCGAGTGGAAAGGCTCACGGAGAGTTGCGGGAACAGTGCAAGCGGAAGACGATATTGACTGTAGCGACGCATTTTCCGTATTTGAAGACGAGAATTCGGGTGGTAGCGAGAAAACTGATTGTATTAAGTCCCATCGAGGTCGCGATTGAAGATATACAGAAGAAGACAGCTGAG GTAGCAGCAGCGACTGCTCAGGAACCTCCGGATGcaaaaatgttacaaatgGTTCTGCAGGGATGCATCGGGACAACGGTGAATCAAGGTCCAGCCGAAGTAGCAGTAGTCTTTTTATCCGGCCTGCGAGAGCAGAATACTCAGCCCTCGAGACTGCAGCATAAACTTCGGCTCTGCTTTAAAGACTTTTCTAAAAAATGTCTAGACGCTCTGAGGCGAAACAAAAACCTGATCGGACCCGATCAGCGTGATTACCAAAAAGAGTTGGAACGAAATTACCAAAGGTTGACCGAAAGATTGACACCATTGATCGCTTGGAG CGGACCAGCGTCAGCAAACCAGACGTTACCAACGTCACCGCGCTG